TTGATGAGGTTGAAGAGCTTGAGGACGATgaggacgaagaagaagaaggggaggatggtaatgatgaagatgatgatgatgatgattttatGGTTTTGAATTCGTTTAATAGGAATCGTGAACAAAGAGAAGTCGTAAGAAGAGATGAGGCGGTCGAGGATGAACTTAGACACCCTTTGGTGAGAGAAATTTGTAGGTTAATTCAACTTAGGTCGGCTTGGAACCCAAAGCTTGAGGGGGAATTGAGGCACTTACTCAGAAGCCTTAAGCCTAGGCAAGTTTGTGCTGTTTTGCGCTCCCAGGCGGACGAACGGGTTGCTTTGAATTTCTTCTATTGGGCTGATCGACAGTGGCGGTACAGACATGACCCGATTGTGTACTATACGATGCTTGAGGTCCTTAGTAAGACAAAATTGTGTCAGGGTGCTAGACGTGTTCTTCGGCTCATGGCACGCAGGAGTATTGAGCGCCTGCCTGAAGCTTTTGGTTATTTGATGGTGTCGTATAGTAGGGCAGGTAAATTGAGGAATGCAATGCGGGTGTTAACATTGATGCAAAAAGCAGGAGTTGAACCTAATTTGTCAATATGTAACACTGCAATCTATGTTTTGGTGAAGGGGAATAAACTGGAAAAGGCATTGAGGTTCTTGGCTAGGATGCAACTTGTTGAAATTACACCTAATGTTGTCACTTATAACTGCTTGATCAAGGGGTATTGTGATGTGCATCGCATTGATGATGCCATTGAGCTGATTGCTGAAATGCCGCTAAAGGGATGCTGTCCAGATAAAGTTAGCTACTACACAGTGATGAGTTTTCTCTGTAAGGAGAGAAGGATTAAAGAAGTGAGGGAATTGGTGGAAAAGATGGTAAAGGACAGTAAATTGATTCCAGACCAGGTTACCTACAATACCATTATTCATATGTTCTCCAAGCATGGTCATGGGAATGAGGCTTTGGAATTCTTAAGGGAAGCAGAAGAGAGGGGCTTTTGTGTTGATAAAGTAGGGTATAGCGCAATAGTTGACTCACTCTGTAAGGTCGGGAGGACTGACATTGCAAAAGAATTAGTAAATGAAATGTTCAAGAAGGGTTGCACTCCTGATGTTGTGACTTACACTGCTGTTCTTAACGGGTATTGTCTCTTAGGAAAGGTGGATCAAGCTAAAAAGATGCTTCGGCAGATGTACAAAAATGGTTGCAAACCGAACACTGTATCATATACAGCCTTGTTACATGGGCTTTGTCGGCATGGAAAGTCATCAGAAGCTAGAGAGATGATGAACATGAGTGAGGAAGAGTGGTGGACCCCAAGTTTCATCACTTATGGTGTTGTGATGCACGGGCTACGTAGGGAAGGGAAATTATCTGAGGCCTGTGATTTGGCCAGGGAGATGATTAGAAAGGGGTTTCTTCCAACCCCAGTTGATATTAACTTGCTAATTCAGCCTCTCTGCCAAGAGGGAAAAATGCATGAGGCTAAAAAGTTCATGGAGGAGTGTCTGAACAAGGGATGTGCTGTCAATGTGGTAAACTTTACCACTTTAATTCATGGTTTTTGTCAGAAGAATGATTTGGATGCTGCTCTCTCATTGCTTGATGATATGTATCTGAGCAACAAACACCCTGATGCAGTCACGTTTACTACATTGATTGATGCATTAGGAAAGAAAGGTAGAATGGAAGAAGCAACCGAACTCACAATGAAGATGTTGAAGAAGGGTTTGGATCCTACTCCTGTTACATACAGGGCGGTTATCCATCGCTATTGTCAGATGGGTAGGGTGGAAGATTTGTTGAAATTATTAGAGAAAATGCTTTTAAGACACTCATTTAGAACAGTATATAATCAAGTTATTGAAAAGCTTTGTAGTTTTGGAAATCTTGAGGAGGCTGATAAACTCTTGGGTAAGGTATTGAGAACAGCTTCAAAAATTGATGCTAAAACATGTCACATACTTATGGAGGCATATTTGAACAAAGGAATTCCTTTGTCGGCATATAAAGTGGCCTTTCGTATGTTCAACCGGAATCTGATTCCTGACTTGAAGTTGTGTGAGAAGGTGACAAAAGGACTGATGTTAGAAGGAAAAACAGAGGAGGCAGATAGGCTTATGATGCGTTTTGTTGAGCGTGGGCACATTGTATCTGAGTGTCGAGAGCATCTGGGAAGCTAGTGGTACTATAGATCTGACCTTTTCATCATAATTACTTGTTGCTATCATCAAGTGCTTTATCATGGTAAGCCTCTTCTTCCATCATCAAGTGattaatttaatcaagtcaCTCAATTGGATATATCATTCCAAGTCCCAGATTTGGTCTCTTTTTTCATAGCaagaaattttataattgtGTGGTCAGTTGTTACTCCCAAGAGCTTCAGACAACTAAAACTTGTACTAGTTCACCACTCACCAGTCTGaatgttaatatttaaattttgatttttgagaTAAATCTATTGGATTAATTTAGGATCTCTTACATTTGTTTTACACTTTCAATTATATAGATGGTCCTCATGTCTCCTACCATAAAAATTTACTTGAATTATTCTTAGATTTGATGACTAATGGATGTATTCATCAGTCATGATTGGTCTCTTTTTGTTGTCCTTGAAAATTAACTGTACATCTTCCTCTTAGTAATGTGACTACAGACGTGTGTTCTTATTTCCTCTTACTAAATTGCCCACGTGTCTATgagtgtttatttatttatagtttggCCTTGGccgaaaaatgatatttttttataaagtaaatttggtaggaaaatgatatttaaactGGTTAGTGAAGATTTTTAAGAATATTGATTTTGTCCCATACTCTTAATTTTGGCTGTCAATtcaatgaaatttttaaaagcCTTATATGGTTGCACACAATCCAGTATTATTTTCAAGAATTATATATAGGTCCATCAATTGATTGTAGGACCTTATTTACTGAAGAATACAATAAGAAGAACTGAGTTAAACATCTTATAGAGCACATAGAATACATAGGTAATGACACACTAAAAACAGAATTTTCTGCTGCTGTTGTGGATCATGCCCTTGCACAATTTGCATACAGGTTTATTGTGGCATTTTTTGTTCTCTTCAATAGGCTAAGCTGGTAAGGCCAGTTACAACTTACAGCAATACTAACGAGTAGCAGTCattgttctttttgtttttatttttttagttaagcGAAACTTGATTAGGAGTATTTGAAGTTAAAATGGGGAAATTAGGAGGAGCCTAACATGCAATGCTTTTGGAGAAAGGGAGATGGTGGTAGTCTACTTTCAGTAGGGTAAtaaccatatatttttttaatttgttggtGAGTGGGTTGTACTTGCATAAAAAAACAGTGGGTAATAACTCTTCAGGTCTGGCAAATTGACTACATTAGGAGTGCGTAAAGCATCATAAATCGTCTTAATTTTGTAATGATTCCTGGCTTGTCAACAAAAATTCTTTGTTCATGTTTgcttaaaacattttaactttgATTTTGCCCTCTTTACATTTGCTGTGATTTTCCCCTTAAAGCATGTTGGCTTGTATCCTACTAATTATTAACCTTCTCACATATGGTACTCGATCAAGTCTTTTGTTCCAGTTTGCTGATGTGTCCTGCCCAGTACAATAAACAGATTCTAGCTAATACTTTGACATGGACTCTGATATAGTTGAGTGCCATGTTTAAAACAGTGTATTTTGCCATTTCGATATCTAATCAACCTTTTCTCATAGCTTTAAGGATTGTTCTCCATCTGTCTTTACACTTATAAGGAATTATTGAATTTCCTCGAGTAGATTTTTAGTATCTTcaagtattatatttttatttccaacCATATTGAGAAGCTACAACGAGATTTCTTGTGGAGTGGGATGGAGGACgagtttaaattttatctagTGAACTGGTCAATTGTTTGCACGCCAATATCTAGGGGTGGGTTGGTAACTTGTGATTTCAACCAAGCTCTTTTGGCTACATGGTTGTGGCGGTGTCAACAAGAAAGAAGCAAGCGGGCGCccttttttggggggggggggggtgggggatgATACTCAAATGAGGTACACAGTCCACAGggggtgggtttgtggaaaaaCATTAGAAAATTATGAGAGATTTTCCTAAGATATGCACTAATTGAAGTAGGTGACAATTCTCAAGTCAAGTTTTGACATGACAAATAATGCGATGAAGAAAGTCTCAAAGACATGTTAGGATCTAAGAtgaaaaaatctcaacatccaaacatcactcaaacacaaacacttttcaatttcaaattttaaacttttttatctaatcattattgaatcattacaacttttctaaactttcaaataaaacacaaaaaataattcaactttttcaaattccaaaaca
This sequence is a window from Carya illinoinensis cultivar Pawnee chromosome 9, C.illinoinensisPawnee_v1, whole genome shotgun sequence. Protein-coding genes within it:
- the LOC122276644 gene encoding pentatricopeptide repeat-containing protein At1g62914, mitochondrial, yielding MLYNFNSYSRIRKPFAKPQNFIDFLEFHACDCGPKEEFIGQKVTSRSRNYLFINCYFIGFRAYYSSLSSRSSVISSHSSTSSRGQRGGKGDIDDSSVGRGRFRQLGSGPSWNQQDCNFNDFDEVEELEDDEDEEEEGEDGNDEDDDDDDFMVLNSFNRNREQREVVRRDEAVEDELRHPLVREICRLIQLRSAWNPKLEGELRHLLRSLKPRQVCAVLRSQADERVALNFFYWADRQWRYRHDPIVYYTMLEVLSKTKLCQGARRVLRLMARRSIERLPEAFGYLMVSYSRAGKLRNAMRVLTLMQKAGVEPNLSICNTAIYVLVKGNKLEKALRFLARMQLVEITPNVVTYNCLIKGYCDVHRIDDAIELIAEMPLKGCCPDKVSYYTVMSFLCKERRIKEVRELVEKMVKDSKLIPDQVTYNTIIHMFSKHGHGNEALEFLREAEERGFCVDKVGYSAIVDSLCKVGRTDIAKELVNEMFKKGCTPDVVTYTAVLNGYCLLGKVDQAKKMLRQMYKNGCKPNTVSYTALLHGLCRHGKSSEAREMMNMSEEEWWTPSFITYGVVMHGLRREGKLSEACDLAREMIRKGFLPTPVDINLLIQPLCQEGKMHEAKKFMEECLNKGCAVNVVNFTTLIHGFCQKNDLDAALSLLDDMYLSNKHPDAVTFTTLIDALGKKGRMEEATELTMKMLKKGLDPTPVTYRAVIHRYCQMGRVEDLLKLLEKMLLRHSFRTVYNQVIEKLCSFGNLEEADKLLGKVLRTASKIDAKTCHILMEAYLNKGIPLSAYKVAFRMFNRNLIPDLKLCEKVTKGLMLEGKTEEADRLMMRFVERGHIVSECREHLGS